One window of the Cyprinus carpio isolate SPL01 unplaced genomic scaffold, ASM1834038v1 S000006749, whole genome shotgun sequence genome contains the following:
- the cgnb gene encoding cingulin isoform X1 produces MSSLSADRKPPLDYGVQIRFIKDLDDDGGGFPDRSRLAGGVGGNNNGTPSPSKYGVAVRVQGISGQPYVVLKDGEKGDSYGVQLKTQPQIQSSAPIVSRTSPYNTLHLGQREGARTPQGSYIPADQPSSPDEDFGSPLRRPPGDGQAGTQGEAEPRTTEHLTPSALAPKVDKKDDDCFNEAGLRKVRQNGIGSSMKGMGLNGPSLDDDKVPAIDTKSLAPINKLISRFSGASSGDISNSEPRTRIHLDNRVRSHSVDALNKPTDEPPPTSPTINPYAPITPATVPKLSSPKPSTGSLGRDSTSVAKVAAMPNSKPVTFSQSPKLFVPKEEAPPALPKKPVTPDLIKSQTTRAENGNGEDTQTKQAIYNILKEGSIESESAIKHKASLIHERFCGVKGPQILVTDSNLKSELEQAFNKNTQFQQLLDKAKRELQENQDQMVELRMDREAAESRLRQQEDQLAQLQEELRRTLENSPQSDTMQLDLMTVQAELSESLMLKQKLEDTLRQRERELTALKGALKDEVESHDKEMEALREQYSQDMDALRHSMETVSQSQLEIEEERQKVNASILALEEELEGYKEQSDQWKEQLGSANRERGQCSAFQKLLRAQQEKKELEEKLYTVKKQPDETDSNALMKELQRCQDDLKKALSEVEKQKADAAKREEELKSVSRANENREKELKAEIDRLINQSKKDKEELTKVLEKTQQPSTSEQSQGTESNLELQEANARLRERIARMTRLHSSVPDSSSDVLEDENRSLRNQLEESRRAASRLGQEKEELSRRLEEREREREALRRSKSDIEEQKRLLDRSLEKINKEMETMMGDSRQSVQVLQSQLDEFRDRSRRELQDAQRLSKDRLVEQQRAQALLKTTQEEVSRMKKELLSCSEERDSAQLDKELLSSRLKHLENELETERSSQTDRSREIRLIEDKVKTLEIELDEEKSGAELLNERIARSREQVDQLRSELMQERSARHDLEMDKSALERQVKELKSRIADMGTQTRPSAGVAMLENKIQELEDRLRSEEKEKNTILAAQRRMDRKLKEVTATLDQERSQHAEQRDQLSLRVKALKRQLDESEAEVERLEGVRRKVLRDLEEQRELQEAQQAKANALENELKRKVQQSRRPTLESTLSSEEEDSYSDSKSIRSILTETPLQTTSC; encoded by the exons ATGAGCTCCCTCTCAGCAGACAGGAAGCCCCCTCTGGACTATGGTGTCCAGATTCGCTTCATCAAAGATTTGGATGACGATGGCGGAGGGTTCCCAGACAGGAGTCGACTGGCTGGTGGAGTTGGTGGCAACAATAACGGGACTCCTTCACCGTCTAAGTATGGAGTAGCTGTGCGGGTGCAAGGCATTTCGGGACAACCATACGTGGTGCTTAAGGACGGAGAAAAGGGGGACTCTTACGGGGTACAACTGAAGACTCAACCACAAATCCAGAGCTCAGCTCCAATTGTCTCTCGAACCTCCCCATACAACACCCTGCATCTGGGACAAAGGGAAGGGGCTCGGACTCCCCAGGGTTCCTATATCCCCGCTGACCAACCTAGCTCTCCAGATGAGGATTTTGGGAGCCCCTTAAGGAGGCCACCTGGTGACGGACAGGCAGGGACTCAAGGAGAAGCTGAGCCCAGGACTACAGAACATCTCACCCCTTCTGCTCTGGCTCCCAAGGTGGACAAGAAGGACGATGATTGTTTTAACGAAGCAGGTCTTCGGAAGGTCAGGCAGAATGGTATTGGGAGTAGTATGAAAGGGATGGGGCTAAATGGACCCTCATTGGATGATGACAAAGTCCCAGCTATAGACACAAAGTCACTGGCTCCAATTAATAAACTCATTAGCCGGTTTAGTGGTGCTAGTTCTGGTGATATTTCAAACTCAGAACCCCGAACTCGAATTCACCTAGATAACAGAGTCCGGTCTCACAGTGTGGATGCCCTCAATAAACCTACAGATGAGCCCCCACCAACATCACCAACGATAAACCCCTATGCTCCTATTACTCCAGCTACAGTGCCCAAACTTAGCTCACCGAAACCATCAACCGGCAGTCTAGGACGAGACTCCACCTCTGTGGCTAAAGTGGCCGCTATGCCCAATTCCAAACCCGTCACCTTCAGCCAATCTCCAAAATTGTTTGTGCCCAAAGAAGAAGCACCACCTGCTCTACCAAAGAAACCA GTGACCCCTGACCTCATAAAGAGCCAGACCACGAGGGCAGAGAACGGAAATGGAGAGGATACCCAGACCAAACAAGCCATTTACAACATACTTAAAGAGGG GTCTATTGAGAGTGAGTCAGCCATCAAACACAAAGCAAGCCTCATTCATGAAAGGTTCTGTGGGGTGAAG GGTCCGCAGATCTTAGTGACTGACAGCAATTTGAAGTCTGAACTGGAGCAGGCgttcaacaaaaacacacaattccAGCAACTCCTGGACAAGGCCAAGAGAGAACTACAGGAAAACCAGGACCA AATGGTGGAGCTGCGTATGGATCGAGAGGCAGCGGAGTCTCGCTTACGGCAGCAGGAGGATCAGCTAGCTCAGCTCCAGGAGGAGCTCAGACGAACGCTGGAAAACTCACCTCAGTCCGACACAATGCAGCTA GACTTGATGACGGTGCAGGCAGAGCTGTCAGAGTCTCTGATGCTGAAGCAGAAACTGGAGGACACCCTGaggcagagagagcgagagctcaCCGCTCTGAAAGGAGCCCTGAAGGATGAGGTGGAGTCACATGATAAAGAAATGGAGGCCCTGAGAGAGCAGTACAGTCAAGACATGGACGCCCTGCGTCACAGCATGGAGACTGTCTCACAG TCTCAGCTGGAAATCGAGGAGGAGCGTCAGAAGGTTAATGCTTCCATCTTGGCTctggaggaggagctggagggATACAAAGAGCAGAGCGACCAATGGAAGGAGCAGCTTGGCTCAGCCAACCGGGA ACGGGGGCAGTGCAGCGCATTTCAAAA GCTGCTGCGGGCTCAGCAGGAGAAGAAAGAACTGGAAGAGAAGCTGTACACAGTTAAGAAACAACCAGATGAAACTGATTCAAATGCTTTAATGAAG gAGCTGCAGCGGTGCCAGGATGATTTGAAGAAAGCTCTTTCAGAAGTGGAAAAACAGAAAGCAGATGCAGCAAAAAGGGAGGAGGAGCTTAAATCAGTATCAAGAGCCAATGAGAATCGAGAGAAGGAGCTGAAGGCAGAGATTGACAGACTAATAAATCAATCAAAGAAAGACAAAGAGGAACTCACGAAAGTGCTGGAGAAAACACAACAG CCCTCCACATCAGAGCAATCTCAAGGTACTGAAAGCAACCTAGAACTTCAAGAGGCCAATGCTCGCTTACGAGAGAGAATAGCACGCATG ACACGCTTGCACTCCAGTGTTCCTGACAGCTCCTCAGATGTTCTGGAGGACGAGAACCGGAGCCTGAGGAACCAGCTGGAGGAGTCCCGGCGTGCCGCTTCTCGACTGGGTCAGGAGAAAGAGGAGCTCAGCAGACGGttggaggagagggagagagaacggGAAGCGTTGAGACGCAGCAAAAGCGACATTGAGGAGCAGAAGAGACTGCTGGACCGATCGCTGGAGAAGATCAATaaggag atggaGACTATGATGGGAGATTCACGTCAGTCGGTGCAGGTTCTTCAGTCTCAGTTGGATGAATTCAGGGATCGTTCTCGTAGAGAGCTGCAGGATGCTCAGAGACTCAGTAAAGACAGGCTGGTTGAGCAGCAGAGAGCGCAGGCCCTCCTAAAGACCACCCAGGAGGAG gtgtCTCGTATGAAGAAAGAACTACTGTCGTGCTCAGAGGAGAGGGACAGCGCTCAGCTGGATAAAGAACTGCTGAGCAGCCGTCTCAAACACCTGGAGAACGAGCTGGAGACGGAGAGAAGCTCACAGACGGACCGCAGCAGAGAGATCCGTCTGATTGAG GACAAAGTGAAGACATTAGAAATTGAGTTGGATGAGGAGAAGAGTGGAGCAGAGCTACTGAATGAACGCATTGCTCGCAGTCGAGAGCAG gtGGATCAGCTCCGTTCTGAACTCATGCAGGAACGTTCAGCCAGACATGATCTTGAGATGGATAAGAGTGCACTGGAGAGACAG GTGAAGGAGTTAAAGTCTCGTATCGCTGATATGGGCACTCAGACTCGTCCCTCTGCTGGAGTTGCGATGCTAGAAAACAAGATTCAGGAACTGGAGGACCGTTTGCGTAGTGAAGAAAA AGAGAAAAACACCATTCTAGCAGCTCAGAGGAGAATGGACAGGAAACTTAAGGAAGTGACAGCCACCCTGGACCAGGAGCGGAGTCAACATGCTGAACAGAGAGACCAG CTGTCTCTGCGAGTGAAGGCCCTGAAGCGGCAGCTGGATGAGAGCGAGGCGGAGGTGGAGCGTCTGGAGGGCGTTAGGCGGAAGGTTCTGCGGGATCTTGAGGAGCAGCGGGAGCTGCAGGAGGCGCAACAGGCCAAAGCCAATGCACTGGAGAACGAGCTCAA GAGGAAGGTTCAGCAATCACGACGCCCAACTCTGGAAAGCACCTTGAGCTCTGAGGAAGAGGACAGTTACTCTGACTCTAAAAGCATCAGGTCTATTCTCACTGAAACGCCACTTCAGACCACCAGCTGTTAA
- the cgnb gene encoding cingulin isoform X2, producing the protein MSSLSADRKPPLDYGVQIRFIKDLDDDGGGFPDRSRLAGGVGGNNNGTPSPSKYGVAVRVQGISGQPYVVLKDGEKGDSYGVQLKTQPQIQSSAPIVSRTSPYNTLHLGQREGARTPQGSYIPADQPSSPDEDFGSPLRRPPGDGQAGTQGEAEPRTTEHLTPSALAPKVDKKDDDCFNEAGLRKVRQNGIGSSMKGMGLNGPSLDDDKVPAIDTKSLAPINKLISRFSGASSGDISNSEPRTRIHLDNRVRSHSVDALNKPTDEPPPTSPTINPYAPITPATVPKLSSPKPSTGSLGRDSTSVAKVAAMPNSKPVTFSQSPKLFVPKEEAPPALPKKPVTPDLIKSQTTRAENGNGEDTQTKQAIYNILKEGSIESESAIKHKASLIHERFCGVKGPQILVTDSNLKSELEQAFNKNTQFQQLLDKAKRELQENQDQMVELRMDREAAESRLRQQEDQLAQLQEELRRTLENSPQSDTMQLDLMTVQAELSESLMLKQKLEDTLRQRERELTALKGALKDEVESHDKEMEALREQYSQDMDALRHSMETVSQSQLEIEEERQKVNASILALEEELEGYKEQSDQWKEQLGSANRELLRAQQEKKELEEKLYTVKKQPDETDSNALMKELQRCQDDLKKALSEVEKQKADAAKREEELKSVSRANENREKELKAEIDRLINQSKKDKEELTKVLEKTQQPSTSEQSQGTESNLELQEANARLRERIARMTRLHSSVPDSSSDVLEDENRSLRNQLEESRRAASRLGQEKEELSRRLEEREREREALRRSKSDIEEQKRLLDRSLEKINKEMETMMGDSRQSVQVLQSQLDEFRDRSRRELQDAQRLSKDRLVEQQRAQALLKTTQEEVSRMKKELLSCSEERDSAQLDKELLSSRLKHLENELETERSSQTDRSREIRLIEDKVKTLEIELDEEKSGAELLNERIARSREQVDQLRSELMQERSARHDLEMDKSALERQVKELKSRIADMGTQTRPSAGVAMLENKIQELEDRLRSEEKEKNTILAAQRRMDRKLKEVTATLDQERSQHAEQRDQLSLRVKALKRQLDESEAEVERLEGVRRKVLRDLEEQRELQEAQQAKANALENELKRKVQQSRRPTLESTLSSEEEDSYSDSKSIRSILTETPLQTTSC; encoded by the exons ATGAGCTCCCTCTCAGCAGACAGGAAGCCCCCTCTGGACTATGGTGTCCAGATTCGCTTCATCAAAGATTTGGATGACGATGGCGGAGGGTTCCCAGACAGGAGTCGACTGGCTGGTGGAGTTGGTGGCAACAATAACGGGACTCCTTCACCGTCTAAGTATGGAGTAGCTGTGCGGGTGCAAGGCATTTCGGGACAACCATACGTGGTGCTTAAGGACGGAGAAAAGGGGGACTCTTACGGGGTACAACTGAAGACTCAACCACAAATCCAGAGCTCAGCTCCAATTGTCTCTCGAACCTCCCCATACAACACCCTGCATCTGGGACAAAGGGAAGGGGCTCGGACTCCCCAGGGTTCCTATATCCCCGCTGACCAACCTAGCTCTCCAGATGAGGATTTTGGGAGCCCCTTAAGGAGGCCACCTGGTGACGGACAGGCAGGGACTCAAGGAGAAGCTGAGCCCAGGACTACAGAACATCTCACCCCTTCTGCTCTGGCTCCCAAGGTGGACAAGAAGGACGATGATTGTTTTAACGAAGCAGGTCTTCGGAAGGTCAGGCAGAATGGTATTGGGAGTAGTATGAAAGGGATGGGGCTAAATGGACCCTCATTGGATGATGACAAAGTCCCAGCTATAGACACAAAGTCACTGGCTCCAATTAATAAACTCATTAGCCGGTTTAGTGGTGCTAGTTCTGGTGATATTTCAAACTCAGAACCCCGAACTCGAATTCACCTAGATAACAGAGTCCGGTCTCACAGTGTGGATGCCCTCAATAAACCTACAGATGAGCCCCCACCAACATCACCAACGATAAACCCCTATGCTCCTATTACTCCAGCTACAGTGCCCAAACTTAGCTCACCGAAACCATCAACCGGCAGTCTAGGACGAGACTCCACCTCTGTGGCTAAAGTGGCCGCTATGCCCAATTCCAAACCCGTCACCTTCAGCCAATCTCCAAAATTGTTTGTGCCCAAAGAAGAAGCACCACCTGCTCTACCAAAGAAACCA GTGACCCCTGACCTCATAAAGAGCCAGACCACGAGGGCAGAGAACGGAAATGGAGAGGATACCCAGACCAAACAAGCCATTTACAACATACTTAAAGAGGG GTCTATTGAGAGTGAGTCAGCCATCAAACACAAAGCAAGCCTCATTCATGAAAGGTTCTGTGGGGTGAAG GGTCCGCAGATCTTAGTGACTGACAGCAATTTGAAGTCTGAACTGGAGCAGGCgttcaacaaaaacacacaattccAGCAACTCCTGGACAAGGCCAAGAGAGAACTACAGGAAAACCAGGACCA AATGGTGGAGCTGCGTATGGATCGAGAGGCAGCGGAGTCTCGCTTACGGCAGCAGGAGGATCAGCTAGCTCAGCTCCAGGAGGAGCTCAGACGAACGCTGGAAAACTCACCTCAGTCCGACACAATGCAGCTA GACTTGATGACGGTGCAGGCAGAGCTGTCAGAGTCTCTGATGCTGAAGCAGAAACTGGAGGACACCCTGaggcagagagagcgagagctcaCCGCTCTGAAAGGAGCCCTGAAGGATGAGGTGGAGTCACATGATAAAGAAATGGAGGCCCTGAGAGAGCAGTACAGTCAAGACATGGACGCCCTGCGTCACAGCATGGAGACTGTCTCACAG TCTCAGCTGGAAATCGAGGAGGAGCGTCAGAAGGTTAATGCTTCCATCTTGGCTctggaggaggagctggagggATACAAAGAGCAGAGCGACCAATGGAAGGAGCAGCTTGGCTCAGCCAACCGGGA GCTGCTGCGGGCTCAGCAGGAGAAGAAAGAACTGGAAGAGAAGCTGTACACAGTTAAGAAACAACCAGATGAAACTGATTCAAATGCTTTAATGAAG gAGCTGCAGCGGTGCCAGGATGATTTGAAGAAAGCTCTTTCAGAAGTGGAAAAACAGAAAGCAGATGCAGCAAAAAGGGAGGAGGAGCTTAAATCAGTATCAAGAGCCAATGAGAATCGAGAGAAGGAGCTGAAGGCAGAGATTGACAGACTAATAAATCAATCAAAGAAAGACAAAGAGGAACTCACGAAAGTGCTGGAGAAAACACAACAG CCCTCCACATCAGAGCAATCTCAAGGTACTGAAAGCAACCTAGAACTTCAAGAGGCCAATGCTCGCTTACGAGAGAGAATAGCACGCATG ACACGCTTGCACTCCAGTGTTCCTGACAGCTCCTCAGATGTTCTGGAGGACGAGAACCGGAGCCTGAGGAACCAGCTGGAGGAGTCCCGGCGTGCCGCTTCTCGACTGGGTCAGGAGAAAGAGGAGCTCAGCAGACGGttggaggagagggagagagaacggGAAGCGTTGAGACGCAGCAAAAGCGACATTGAGGAGCAGAAGAGACTGCTGGACCGATCGCTGGAGAAGATCAATaaggag atggaGACTATGATGGGAGATTCACGTCAGTCGGTGCAGGTTCTTCAGTCTCAGTTGGATGAATTCAGGGATCGTTCTCGTAGAGAGCTGCAGGATGCTCAGAGACTCAGTAAAGACAGGCTGGTTGAGCAGCAGAGAGCGCAGGCCCTCCTAAAGACCACCCAGGAGGAG gtgtCTCGTATGAAGAAAGAACTACTGTCGTGCTCAGAGGAGAGGGACAGCGCTCAGCTGGATAAAGAACTGCTGAGCAGCCGTCTCAAACACCTGGAGAACGAGCTGGAGACGGAGAGAAGCTCACAGACGGACCGCAGCAGAGAGATCCGTCTGATTGAG GACAAAGTGAAGACATTAGAAATTGAGTTGGATGAGGAGAAGAGTGGAGCAGAGCTACTGAATGAACGCATTGCTCGCAGTCGAGAGCAG gtGGATCAGCTCCGTTCTGAACTCATGCAGGAACGTTCAGCCAGACATGATCTTGAGATGGATAAGAGTGCACTGGAGAGACAG GTGAAGGAGTTAAAGTCTCGTATCGCTGATATGGGCACTCAGACTCGTCCCTCTGCTGGAGTTGCGATGCTAGAAAACAAGATTCAGGAACTGGAGGACCGTTTGCGTAGTGAAGAAAA AGAGAAAAACACCATTCTAGCAGCTCAGAGGAGAATGGACAGGAAACTTAAGGAAGTGACAGCCACCCTGGACCAGGAGCGGAGTCAACATGCTGAACAGAGAGACCAG CTGTCTCTGCGAGTGAAGGCCCTGAAGCGGCAGCTGGATGAGAGCGAGGCGGAGGTGGAGCGTCTGGAGGGCGTTAGGCGGAAGGTTCTGCGGGATCTTGAGGAGCAGCGGGAGCTGCAGGAGGCGCAACAGGCCAAAGCCAATGCACTGGAGAACGAGCTCAA GAGGAAGGTTCAGCAATCACGACGCCCAACTCTGGAAAGCACCTTGAGCTCTGAGGAAGAGGACAGTTACTCTGACTCTAAAAGCATCAGGTCTATTCTCACTGAAACGCCACTTCAGACCACCAGCTGTTAA